The following proteins are encoded in a genomic region of Corylus avellana chromosome ca4, CavTom2PMs-1.0:
- the LOC132178153 gene encoding uncharacterized protein LOC132178153: MDRQDAVIATWREGRPQRVPNARRQEGRANVDVSDDDHEDEFEDEGDRDSLNGESRRRNHERPNETWEEMEAIMRRRFVPSHYYRDLYQKLQSLTQGYRSVDDYYKEMEIAMIRANVEEDREATMARFLNGLNREIANVVELQHYVELEDMVHMTIKVERQLKRKGTRSFQNPGSFTSWRSNGRKDEGVVFKSKTEPPKRRDDVPGVNKGHIASQCPNKRTMIALVDGEVETKSEGDDDQMPSLEDTFDDDVEYPVEVEKLNLPTLKHSRSYKLQWLNDCGEVKVHKQVLVSFSIRKYKDEVLCDVVPMHAGHILLGRPWQFDRKVTYDGFNNRHSFVKDNRTITLVLLTPKQVYEDQMKLKRENALKKRRKKKCEKNSESEENERKTKKQLSFYAKASDVKSAFYTNQPIFVLLYKEACFNTNELDKSLPSVVVSLLQEYEDVFPNDVPSGLPPIRGIEHQIDFVPDVTIPNRPAYRSNLEETKELQRQVEELMTKGHVRESMSPCAVLVLLVPKKDGTWRMCVDCRAINNITVKYRHPIPRLDDMLDELHGSCIFTKIDLKSGYHQIRMKEGDEWKTAFKTKYGLYGWLVMPFGLTNAPCTFMRLMNHALRAFIGRFVVVYFDDILVYSKNLHEHIDH; the protein is encoded by the exons ATGGATAGGCAAGACGCCGTTATTGCTACTTGGCGTGAGGGGCGTCCCCAAAGAGTCCCTAATGCTAGAAGGCAAGAAGGGCGTGCGAACGTGGATGTTTCTGATGACGATCACGAGGATGAGTTTGAAGATGAAGGGGATCGAGATTCATTGAACGGTGAGAGCAG AAGGAGAAACCATGAGAGGCCTAATGAGACGTGGGAGGAAATGGAGGCCATCATGAGGAGGCGGTTTGTCCCTAGCCACTACTATAGGGACTTGTATCAGAAATTACAAAGTCTTACTCAAGGCTATAGGAGCGTGGATGACTActacaaggagatggagatTGCCATGATTCGGGCTAATGTAGAGGAGGATAGAGAAGCTACCATGGCAAGGTTTTTGAATGGGCTGAACCGGGAAATTGCCAACGTGGTGGAGTTGCAACACTATGTGGAGTTAGAGGACATGGTGCACATGACAATAAAGGTGGAACGGCAGCTTAAAAGGAAAGGAACCCGGTCATTTCAAAATCCGGGCTCCTTTACTTCATGGAGGTCAAATGGGAGGAAAGACGAAGGGGttgtttttaagtccaaaaccgaACCACCAAAAAGGAGAGATGATGTCCCCGGTGTCAACAAAG GTCACATAGCTTCACAATGCCCAAATAAGAGGACCATGATCGCACTTGTTGATGGAGAGGTGGAAACCAAAAGCGAGGGCGATGATgaccaaatgccatcacttgaGGACACTTTTGACGATGATGTGGAGTATCCAGTGGAGG ttgaaaaattgaatttacctaCCTTGAAACACTCTAGATCGTATAAGTTGCAGTGGCTGAATGATTGTGGGGAGGTTAAGGTACATAAGCAAGtgctagtttctttttcaattaggAAGTACAAGGATGAAGTACTTTGTGACGTTGTCCCAATGCATGCAGGTCATATATTATTGGGTAGGCCCTGGCAATTTGATAGGAAGGTCACTTATGACGGGTTCAACAATAGGCATTCGTTTGTAAAAGACAATAGAACTATTACTCTTGTACTGTTGACTCCAAAACAAGTgtatgaagatcaaatgaaactgaaaagagaaaatgcgTTGAAAAAAAGA agaaaaaaaaagtgtgaaaagAACAGCgagagtgaagaaaatgagagaaaaacaaaaaaacaattgagtttttatGCTAAGGCGAGTGATGTCAAGAGTGCTTTTTATACAAACCAGCCTATATTTGTACTCTTGTACAAAGAGGCATGTTTTAATACTAACGAACTTGACAAATCTTTGCCTAGTGTTGTTGTCTCTTTGTTGCAGGAATATGAGGACGTGTTTCCTAACGATGTGCCTAGTGGATTGCCACCTATTAGAGGAATCgagcatcaaattgattttgtgccaGATGTGACAATTCCTAACCGACCAGCCTATAGGAGTAATCTGGAGGAGACAAAGGAACTTCAAAGGCAAGTTGAGGAGTTGATGACCAAAGGACACGTGAGAGAGAGCATGAGTCCATGCGCGGTACTGGTGCTACTTGTGCCTAAGAAGGATGGAActtggagaatgtgtgttgattgcagagctatcaacaacattacggtaaagtatagacatcccattcctaggctagatgacatgttggatgaattgcatggatcatgtattttcacaaaaattgatttgaaaagtgggtatcatcaaattaggatgaaagagggtgatgaatggaaaactgcctttaaaactaaatatggattgtatgggtggttggtaatgccttttggtctaactAATGCACCATGTACATTCATGAGGTTAATGAATCATGCATTGCGTGCGTTTATAGGCAGATTTGTTGTCgtctattttgatgatattttggtgtatagcaagaacttacatgagcatattgatcat
- the LOC132178154 gene encoding uncharacterized protein LOC132178154, translated as MNRRRNHERPIETWEEMKAIMRRRFVPSHYYRDLYQKLQSLTQGYRSVDDYYKEMEIAMIRANVEEDREATMARFLNGLNREIANVVELQHYVELEDMVHMAIKVERQLKRKGTRSFQNPGSFTSWRSNGSKDEGVVFKSKTEPPKRRDDVPGVNKGKTESQTRNCDIKFFRCLGVGYIASQCPNKRTMIALVDGEVETKSEGDDDQMPSLEDAFDDDVEYPVEGESLVARRALSAQVKEDDMKQQRENIFHTRCHINNKVCSMIIDGGSCTNVASTTLVEKLNLPTLKHSRSYKLQWLNDCGEVKVHKQVLVSFSIGKYKDEVLCDVGPMHACHILLGRPWQFDRKVTHDGFKNRHSFVKDNRTITLVLLTPKQVYEDQMKLKRENELKKKKEKREKKKKCEKKRESEENERKTKKQLSFYAKASDVKSAFYTNQPIFVLLYKGACFNTNELDKSLPSVVVSLLQEYEDVFPNDVPSGLPPIRGIEHQIDFVPCVTIPNRLAYRSNLEETKELQRQVEELMTKGHVRESMSPCAVPVLLVPKKDGTWRMCVDCRAINNITVKYRHLIPRLDDMLDELHGSCIFTKIDLKSGYHQIRMKEGDEWKTTFKTKYGLYEWLVMPFGLTNAPSTFMRLMNHALRAFIGRFVVVYFDDILVYSKNLHEHIDH; from the exons ATGAACAGAAGGAGAAACCATGAGAGGCCTATTGAGACGTGGGAGGAAATGAAGGCCATCATGAGGAGGCGGTTTGTCCCTAGCCACTACTATAGGGACTTGTATCAGAAATTACAAAGTCTTACTCAAGGCTATAGGAGTGTGGATGACTActacaaggagatggagatTGCCATGATTCGGGCTAATGTAGAGGAGGATAGAGAAGCTACCATGGCAAGGTTTTTAAATGGGCTAAACCGGGAAATTGCCAACGTGGTGGAGTTGCAACACTATGTGGAGTTAGAGGACATGGTGCACATGGCAATAAAGGTGGAACGGCAGCTTAAAAGGAAAGGAACTCGGTCATTTCAAAATCCGGGCTCCTTTACTTCATGGAGGTCAAATGGGAGCAAAGACGAAGGGGttgtttttaagtccaaaaccgaACCACCAAAAAGGAGAGATGATGTCCCCGGTGTCAACAAAGGTAAAACCGAATCCCAAACTCGCAATTGTGATATTAAGTTTTTTCGTTGTTTGGGAGTAGGTTACATAGCTTCACAATGCCCAAATAAGAGGACCATGATCGCACTTGTTGATGGAGAGGTGGAAACCAAAAGCGAGGGCGATGATgaccaaatgccatcacttgaGGACGCTTTTGACGATGATGTGGAGTATCCAGTGGAGGGTGAGTCACTTGTGGCTAGGCGTGCTTTAAGTGCCCAAGTCAAAGAGGATGACATGAAACAACAAAGggagaacatttttcatactAGATGCCACATTAACAACAAGGTATGtagtatgatcattgatgggggaagttgtactaatgtggctagcactactttagttgaaaaattgaatttacctaCCTTGAAACACTCTAGATCGTATAAGTTGCAGTGGCTGAATGATTGTGGGGAGGTTAAGGTACATAAGCAAGtgctagtttctttttcaattgggaAGTACAAGGATGAAGTACTTTGTGACGTTGGTCCAATGCATGCATGTCACATATTATTGGGTAGGCCGTGGCAATTTGATAGGAAGGTCACTCATGACGGGTTCAAGAATAGGCATTCATTTGTAAAAGACAATAGAACTATTACTCTTGTACTGTTGACTCCAAAACAAGTgtatgaagatcaaatgaaactgaaaagagaaaatgagttgaaaaaaaaga aagaaaagagagagaaaaaaaaaaagtgtgaaaagaaaagagagagtgaagaaaatgagagaaaaacaaaaaaacaattgagtttttatGCTAAGGCGAGTGATGTCAAGAGTGCTTTTTATACAAACCAGCCTATATTTGTACTCTTGTACAAAGGGGCATGTTTTAATACTAACGAACTTGACAAATCTTTGCCTAGTGTTGTTGTCTCTTTGTTGCAGGAATATGAGGACGTGTTTCCTAACGATGTGCCTAGTGGATTGCCACCTATTAGAGGAATCgagcatcaaattgattttgtgccaTGTGTGACAATTCCTAACCGACTAGCCTATAGGAGTAATCTGGAGGAGACAAAGGAACTTCAAAGGCAAGTTGAGGAGTTGATGACCAAAGGACACGTGAGAGAGAGCATGAGTCCGTGCGCGGTACCGGTGCTACTTGTGCCTAAGAAGGATGGAActtggagaatgtgtgttgatTGCAGAGCTATCAACAACATTACGGTAAAGTATAGACATCTCATTCCTAGGCTAGATGACATGTTGGATGAATTGCATGGatcatgtattttcacaaaaattgatttgaaaagtgggtatcatcaaattaggatgaaagagggtgatgaatggaaaactacctttaaaactaaatatggattgtatgagtggttggtaatgccttttggtctaactaatgcaccaagtacattcatgaggttaatgaatcatgcattgcgtgcgtttataggcagatttgttgtcgtctattttgatgatattttggtgtatagcaagaacttacatgagcatattgatcat